One genomic segment of Candidatus Woesearchaeota archaeon includes these proteins:
- a CDS encoding Lrp/AsnC family transcriptional regulator produces MVDLDLKDKKLLVALSQNSRASHHQLGKAVGISKSAVPYRIKRLREAGIIRRFMTVVNLSAVGYTTYNVFFKLHASKEQEKKIFYYFDMHPFTTWVCKFLGMWDFHVEIVAQDFTHFNQILMQMVEELGSALEDYRTHIALEIYKVEHLPKQFVQSAKIAPLETPSRVWKEHIALNIIDRKLLYALGNDAVAPLHVLAQQCETTLDVVHYRMKKLYAEGVILHYIPFVALEKIGYTEYFCHLQLRHLTPEKAQSLKQFILQHSHIKYAFRGASQLEVLFLLAVQHVSELDAIIQELKQHFFSHILDIQTHLITEQGKFHLFPEGLTKSI; encoded by the coding sequence ATGGTTGATTTAGACCTCAAAGACAAGAAATTACTCGTTGCGCTCAGTCAGAACAGCAGGGCGTCTCATCATCAACTCGGGAAAGCAGTCGGCATCAGCAAAAGTGCTGTCCCTTATAGAATTAAACGACTTCGTGAGGCAGGGATTATTCGACGATTCATGACTGTCGTGAATCTTTCTGCTGTTGGATACACCACGTACAATGTTTTTTTCAAACTGCACGCATCAAAAGAACAGGAAAAGAAGATTTTCTACTACTTTGACATGCACCCCTTTACGACGTGGGTATGCAAATTTTTAGGAATGTGGGATTTTCACGTTGAAATTGTTGCACAGGATTTTACTCATTTTAATCAGATTCTTATGCAGATGGTCGAGGAGTTGGGATCTGCTCTTGAAGATTATCGAACACATATTGCTCTTGAAATTTACAAAGTGGAGCACCTTCCCAAACAATTTGTGCAGAGCGCAAAAATTGCTCCTTTAGAAACACCAAGCAGAGTGTGGAAAGAACATATTGCTCTCAACATCATTGATCGAAAACTTCTTTACGCACTTGGCAACGATGCTGTTGCGCCCCTCCATGTGCTTGCACAACAGTGCGAGACAACGCTCGATGTCGTGCACTATCGCATGAAAAAACTTTACGCAGAGGGTGTCATTCTTCATTATATTCCTTTTGTTGCACTGGAAAAGATTGGCTATACAGAATATTTCTGCCATCTCCAATTACGACATCTTACTCCAGAAAAAGCACAATCTCTTAAACAATTTATTCTTCAACATAGCCATATCAAATACGCGTTTCGCGGCGCGTCACAACTAGAAGTACTATTTCTTCTTGCAGTACAGCATGTTAGTGAGCTTGACGCGATTATTCAGGAATTGAAACAACACTTTTTCAGCCACATTCTTGATATTCAAACACACCTTATTACAGAACAAGGGAAGTTTCACTTGTTTCCCGAAGGACTCACGAAAAGCATATAA
- the pta gene encoding phosphate acetyltransferase, giving the protein MKQFISKIIREAQKNPKRICYPEATEPRTIEAVKIILNKKIAKPILIGNQKEIAAALKKHHLSADAVTIRDPTNDANFSRYLKELLSIRKEHGLQEKEARKLLEEPMYFATMMLHMGNADGVISGAIHPTAHTLRPAFQIIKTHEKFHKASAVFFMVLNNKLLLFADCSVNVAPDAKDLAEIAIDTATTATMLGITPKVAMLSFSTYGSGQHHYVDKVREATAIVQAKKPKLCVGGEMQVDAALVPAIASQKCPKSKVQGDANVLIFPNLDAGNIAYKLVERLAKANAIGPIIQGLNKPVNDLSRGCSIADIVEVTAVTVMQAQGKLRYR; this is encoded by the coding sequence ATGAAACAGTTTATCTCCAAAATTATTCGCGAAGCGCAAAAGAATCCCAAACGCATTTGCTATCCTGAAGCAACAGAGCCGCGAACCATTGAAGCAGTGAAAATTATTCTGAATAAAAAAATCGCAAAACCTATTTTAATAGGGAATCAAAAAGAGATTGCTGCCGCGCTCAAAAAACATCATCTTTCTGCTGACGCGGTGACTATTCGAGACCCAACAAATGACGCAAATTTCTCACGCTATTTGAAAGAACTTCTTTCCATTAGAAAAGAGCATGGACTGCAAGAAAAAGAGGCGCGCAAATTACTTGAAGAACCTATGTACTTCGCAACAATGATGCTCCATATGGGAAACGCTGATGGTGTTATCTCTGGCGCGATTCATCCTACCGCGCATACGCTGCGACCTGCATTCCAGATTATTAAAACGCATGAAAAATTTCACAAAGCAAGCGCGGTATTCTTTATGGTCTTGAACAACAAATTACTTCTTTTCGCGGACTGCAGCGTCAATGTCGCTCCTGACGCAAAAGATCTTGCAGAGATTGCGATTGATACTGCAACGACCGCAACAATGCTTGGGATTACCCCTAAAGTCGCGATGCTTTCTTTCTCGACCTATGGAAGCGGCCAACATCATTATGTTGATAAAGTTCGCGAGGCAACCGCGATTGTGCAGGCAAAGAAACCAAAACTTTGCGTTGGTGGAGAAATGCAGGTTGACGCCGCGCTTGTTCCTGCTATTGCTAGCCAGAAATGCCCGAAGTCAAAAGTACAAGGAGACGCGAATGTGTTGATTTTTCCTAATTTAGATGCGGGGAATATCGCGTACAAACTTGTTGAACGATTAGCGAAGGCAAACGCCATTGGTCCGATTATTCAGGGATTGAACAAGCCGGTGAATGATTTGTCTAGAGGGTGCAGTATTGCAGACATCGTTGAAGTGACTGCTGTGACCGTGATGCAGGCGCAGGGGAAGTTGAGGTATAGGTAG